Part of the Benincasa hispida cultivar B227 chromosome 12, ASM972705v1, whole genome shotgun sequence genome is shown below.
cataaaatttataacaatcgATTGGATTTACTCGGCATCATCTAGCTTTGTCACACTTTAAACCCATTATTTCCTCTGCATACTTTGAATGTATCGATGTACTATTAGACCACACTGTTCGCCTCTCATGAAACCAACATTGAAGTAGATCTCTGATGTATTCTAGCAACGAAGTTATTGGCAACACTCGGGCTTCTTTGATAATAGCATTGAAGCATTCAACACTATTGTTGGTCATGTTATTATATCGGTTCCCGGACTGGTAACAACATGCCCATCGCTGAATATAAGCATCCTTCAAATATCTTGCAAGCAAACCATCATTGTAGTTCACTATTTGGACCCAACGACACTTGACTCTGATTCTCGATATGCTCTGCAAGCATCgtgaaacaaattttttaatggACTCGTCCTTGAAGTATTTCTCCACATTCCTTTTCAAATAGTAGGTACAAATTTTGTGGTAATAATTGGGGAATACGACATTGACATTAGCTATATTTTGTCCACGGTCTGAGACGAATAAGAGGTTAAGACATTCTCCAATTACTGTTTTAAGGTTCATTGTGAACCACATCAAGGCTCGGTCATTCTCATTATCAACAATTGCATATGCCAGTGGGTACAGTTGGTTGTTATTGTCTATTGCAACACCAACTAGCATTGTTCCCTTGTACTTACCCTTTAGATGAGTACCATCTACAATGATCATGGGTTGACAACTTTTAAAATCTCTTAAACTCGCACTTAGTGCTATGAACatgtattttaaatattttgattcttcAAAGTTGATCTCAAATACAGTTCCAGGATTTTTTATCTTCAAAGCCTCATCATATGCATGCAATTTGGCATATGATTCCTTTAGCATCCCACTTGCAAGAACAAAAGCAGTTTCTTTTGCATGTCATGCTTTGTCATAACTAATATTGACACCATACTGATGCCACAATCCTCAATAATATGGTGTGGTTTGTCCCCCCGACCAACACCAAACTTATCCTTCATCAAGTGACCAATAAGAATGCATTGGCTTGCCTATGGTCATGATTCAATACTTCAATCGAGCATGTGTGATTGGGCGTGCGTTTTGTGATCTTGAAAATATCACATCTGTCCATTTTAATTGCTCGAACGACCCACTCAAGTCAGGTGTAAACACTGAACAATAtacaattttttgtttgatttttaacCTGCAGTTCAAAGTTGTTCTTAATGGCCAATATTGCTAACTTCATCTTTACATCACTCTTGTTGAAGAAAATTTGACATACTTCAACTGTAACCCCCAACCCTACGGACGACTGTGGTTGCATGATCAAGTCCCCCATTTTGGCATTACTACTGGATGGTACATTGCACGAATTTTGGCGAGGCACACTCCCAACAAAATAGCCAAAATCATTTGACAGAATCAGAGTTAATTGTTCTTCATTCACAATAGAA
Proteins encoded:
- the LOC120067636 gene encoding uncharacterized protein LOC120067636; this translates as MLKESYAKLHAYDEALKIKNPGTVFEINFEESKYLKYMFIALSASLRDFKSCQPMIIVDGTHLKGKYKGTMLVGVAIDNNNQLYPLAYAIVDNENDRALMWFTMNLKTVIGECLNLLFVSDRGQNIANVNVVFPNYYHKICTYYLKRNVEKYFKDESIKKFVSRCLQSISRIRVKCRWVQIVNYNDGLLARYLKDAYIQRWACCYQSGNRYNNMTNNSVECFNAIIKEARVLPITSLLEYIRDLLQCWFHERRTVWSNSTSIHSKYAEEIMGLKCDKAR